TTGGTTTTATGTTTGCCTACCGTGTTTTCACCAAGGCCTTGGAAATTGATCCTAATAATGGGCGGGCACGTTTCTACCAAGCATTTTTGAGGCCGGCAATGGAACTCAAGGGCATCATCACTCGCGTGGAGCCTCTGGTAAAGCGATTGGATGCACGAGCGCAAAAAAGATTTTCCGAATTCCGCGATCGCATGGCCGAGGGTGGGCTGAAAGACTTCTTGTTGGCAGGTCAACCTGATATCGGCAATGAGGTGGACAGCCAGAATTGGCTTAAGGGTGTCTATCAGGCGCAAACCGAGTTTCGCCAGTTTTTAAAAGCCAACAAAGATTTGGTCTTTGACATCACCATGAATAAGACTGAACAGGGAAACAAAGTATACGAGAAGTGTGCAGTCATTGAAGTTGAGCCCAATGTCTTTCAACTACCCAAGTGTCCCTACATCACGGAACTTAAAAAGAGCATCAACCGGGCGGATTTAGAGATCTTTCAGCAGGCGACAGCTGGAATGCAAATCTATTTTATGATGATGACCGGTTATGATTATACCGGCGCGATTGACACCGATCAGCTGCAAAAAAAGGAAGGCTGGAAGAGTATACAGATCAATGAGTATCTCAAGACCCTGGAAGGCTGGGGAGACCTGCGTAGCGATCACGATTTTGGGGATTTTAAAGGCCTGGGTGTTGATCTTCTTGGTGGCGTTAAGTGGGCTTATCGCCTTAAAAAGGTCTTGTGTCCCAAGGGCTTTGTGGATGTGGAAAACAGGCCGGGATACTTGTTTGATAACGGAATTTGTATTCGCGAAAAGGTGGACCGAGAAGGACCCTATGAAAAGGTCGAAACCGTCCTCGCTATGTTTGAGTTGGCCCTCACCGGTGTTGCCCAGTCGACTCAGTATTTCACTCACCGAGGCGAGGGGGGGCGCAAGCATTACTTCACCACGGACGTGAACTTTTTTGCTCCTTACCTCAATCCGATCAAGAGTGCCAAGGGCTATTTGGTTAGAACCTATGATGAGTGTGACCGGCCAATTGAGTTGATGGACGGAACTGTTGGCGGAATGTACCCGAAGGGAGATGCCAAAGATCTGGTGGTCGCCCGCTACTCCATCTTTGATTATGAAGAGGACTATTGGGAGTGTAAGGACCGCTGGGAGGCTAAAGGGCTGTTGAAGGAGGTGGAGCCATGAGATGGTGTGGTCCGGCCCTTGTTGCTGTGGCCCTCTGGGCGACATACTCAACCGCTCTGGCTGGAACAGAGGAGATTCGCCCCTTTCAATTGCGCAGCTGTAACCAGAGCATGTGCTTCGTGCTCGAAGCCCCGGCGGCGTTTCGTAGCCCATTGGACAACATTTTTGTCTTTCAGAAGGGTTTACTCCGACTGGAAGGCAAGAGAGATGGCAAGACGCTGCGACAGGAGGTCGGCTTAGACGGTTATTACGATCCGCAGCTGTCCAGGATTGTGCTTCGCGAAGTTGAGGGCAAACCCTACCAGGATGTCCTGGTGAATTTGAATAACGGTCAACTTCTGGAATTCTGACTCTTTGAGACCGCTCGCCTAATCTCGGTTGGAAAAGACCGAGCCATAAACTGAAGCTAAATCGATGTAGCCCTGGTAGACACGAAGTAGAGCCTCTTCAGCGAGCGTCGTCATCCCTCTCTTGCGTGCAAGCTCACGAATTTCAATCTTTGTCTGTTCGCGATTAATAGCTTCTTGGATTTCCGAATCGACCACAAAGAGTTCAAAAATGGGGACCAGCCCGCTAGAGCCCTTCATGATCACCTCACCGTTGACGACCTCCGTGCACTTGTCACAGCCGGGCCCTTCCTTGTAAAACTTCACTCCGTCCGGAGGAGGCAGGATCTTCTCACAGTTTTTAAGAATTCGTGGGTCTGGTTGGTACTCCACCTTGCAGTGATGGCAAAGCCCGAGCACAAGACGTTGCGCCAATGAGCCAATCAAGGTATCGGCAATAAAGTTGGGATGAATATCAAAGGCCTTCATCCTCGCGATCACTCCAATCGAATCACGAGTGTGGAGAGTTGTAAGAACCAGGTGACCCGTTTGTGCTAGCTGCACAGAAGTGATGGCCGATTCGGCGTCACGGATCTCACCAATAAAGATAATATCCGCATCTTGCCGCATATAGGTTCGGCTGAGTTCAGCATAGCCGGCTTTCTCAGTGACCTGCACATGATTCACAAAAGGAAGGCGCCGCTCAATGGGATCTTCAGCGGTAATGATTTTTTTCTCGGGTCCGGCCAACTCATGAAGGAAGGACAAAATGGTGGTGGTCTTACCACTTCCGGCGGGACCATTGAGGATAATCATTCCGTTCTGGCGGCGAATGAGATCCTGAACGTTATTGAACATCTTTTCTGTCATCAACAGTTGGTCCATGGTGATAAAGCGTTCGTTGCGCTGAATCCGGATACAAACTTCTTCCGCTTCCTGATTGGGAATAATCGCCACCCGCAGGGTGACATCGTCACCGCCACCTCTTTCAAGCACAATCTGTCCATCCTGAGGTAGGCCAATGTTGGTGGTATTTAGACCGGCCAGGATTTTCACCCGTTGAATGACTTCGTCGTAGTGAGAATTGATAAACTGGGATTTGACCACTCGCAAACGACCAGCCACGCGCAGGCGTAGTAGGTAGCGCTGTTTGTCGCCGGGAACATTGTTGATTCCCATGTGAATGTCACTGGCACCAGCGCGAATGGCCAGGTCAAAGAGGTACTCCACCATTCGCGGAACAGTGGTATTGGCCTGATCCAATTGTGAGATCTTCATCACTGATGCATTATCTGAACCCAATCAAAAGCCCCCTGCGAGTGCGCAATTTGCCCACATCTATCTATTCGGAATTTCACGGATAAAACTTGATTGGCGAAGGAGATTCGATCGCGGCGCATATAGGCTCAAAACATGTCAATGCGACCTACCTTGCAGACAAAGCGGGTGATCTTGGGTTTATATTTGGGACACTCGTTGCGGGCCTGGGCCAGGGGATATTTGCCCTTGGACTTGGCCGAATAATGGGCGCAGTAAATGTGCATTCGCCCCAATCCCCGACTTTCGTCGGCACCGTCCGCAATGGTAGTGGTGTATTCCTCGAAGTAAAGGCAGCCAGAAAATTTGGCATCTGGCTCGGCCACGGCACTGAAGCTTCGCAGTTTTCTCAGGTCCCATTCACGAGTGGCCACGCTGGAAAATCTCCTCAATAGTTCATTGATGCCATCGATCTCCCGACTGGGGTGGACATCATGGTCATTGACGAGACTCATGGCGCCGTCCACATTGCCGGCGTTGAGCTCCTGGACAAAGCTCCGCAGCACTTCCTGAGGCGAGGGAAGGCTTTTTCTTTTACTGCTCAGAGCCCAGGCCTGCCCCTTTTGCCCCCACTCCGTTCCAGTACCGGGTTTGTCCTCCTTTGGGCGAGCGTCCCGACGGATCACTTTCCTCCGGGAATGGGAGCAGACGTCGAAGTACACGTTCTTAAGGTATTTCCCATCCGCGCATTTGCAGCCGGTGTTCCCGTGTTTCGTTTTGATCCAGGTCCCACCCTGTTCTTTACAGATCTGGGATAGATCCTCGGCTCCATATGCCGTGGGCAGGCCAAAGCCAAGAAAGAAAAACAGAGCTGTTCGAAGTAGCCTATGACGCATGAGAGGACCACCCACTTATACAGGTCATCGGTAGAAATAGCCTACAATTTAAAGAGTCTCAGTTTGAGAGAGGAATGACTTTTAGCTGAGAGGCAGCTTGGCCTGAAGGTGGCGTGGAAACGACGGCGATCGCTCCTTCGTTTTGTGACACAAATTCGAGGAGTTCTTTTTCCGATTGAAACTGTTTGGGTGGGACCCCGCGACCACTAAACAGGCGCCTTCGCCAAAAGGCCAGGTAGCGGGAGGTTTCAGTATCCAGGCAGCCGCTGAGAAAAGAGGAAGTCACCGGGTTTTTCTGGTCCAACAGGGCCGGGCGGATTTTCACTCCGGACTCCCAAAAGAGCTTGCGACCAAAATAAATGTCTTTGGCAATTCCCGAGTCGACCTGAGTCACCGAGTTCTTGGCGTTCACAACAAGGACAAACTTCTCCTGGGCCAAGGCGCTACTATCAGCACCCCCATAGACCAGTACGCCTAAAATGAGCGATACGAAGAGTGAAACCTTATTCACCAAGGGACTCCTTCACCAAAAAGATATCTTGATCAGTTCAACTTAGCTCGGCGTACCTGGCAAGGATTTTTTTTTAAGAAAACTTGACCACGATCATTGTCCCTCTGATGATGAGATTCTGAAAACAGCATCGGAGATGTGGTAGGTCGAATTTTTATGACGCGGATTTTTGGACCTTTGAAATTGTTCGGTCTCGCATTGTCCTTGGTGGGTCATCTCGCCATGGCCGATTCCCTGGAGCGCATTTCATGGAGTGGCTTTTGGACCATGGGAGTGGCCGGGACAGACTCGGACTTGAGCTTCTCCAATCTCAATCGAAAACCCAACGTCTATAGAGATAGCCTGGCCGGATTAAACGGCCACATCGCCGTATCAGAGGATTGGTCGGCCACCCTGCAGCTATTGGCAACGGGACAACCCAACGATTTTGAACCGGAGCTCGATTGGGCTTTGGCCACCTGGCAGCCCAACTCCATGTACACTCTGAGATTGGGAAAGCAAAAACTACCGGTGTGGTTGGTGTCCGACTATTTAGATGTGGGAATTCTTTTGCCGTGGATCCGCCCACCCTTGGAAGTTTATGACGCCAATCCTATTTCCACTTTTGTGGGCATGAGTCATAGCCTGGCCTTTTCTCTCGGCTCCGATTTAAACGGTGTTGTGGATTTTGTGGCGGGTTCTAGTAAAACCGAGATTCATAGCGATGTGACCAGTTCAGTCACCAAAGGGACCATCCATGATATTGGTGGAGTGAACTTGACCTTGAACTTCGGAGCGGGAACTTTCCGGTTGGGCTACTTGCAGGCACATATTGATGGCACAACAGAGACGACAGTCGACACTCCTTGTACAGTTCCGACTTGTGGACCATCAGCCCCACCGGGCACGTCCTTGCGCACAACTCTGGTCAGTTCCATTGATTTAGGGCTGGGGACTTTTAAAAGTGCGGGTTTTAAGTGGGACGACAAGAAGTATTTGGTGATGACTGAGTATGCTCTCCAGGAGAACAAGGACTCCACATTCTTGGAAAAGGTGGGGGCTTATTACGCCACTCTTGGCTACTACATGGGGGGCGAGAAGAAGCTTCTCACTCATGTGACCTATGCAACCATGACCGACGCCGATGGTACGGTATTAAATGGCAAGCAGACCACATCGACTCTTGGATTTAATTGTTATTTTTCAGAATCTCTGGTCGGTAAATTGGAGTGGGCACAAACAGAAGCCAGTGAAGGCATGGGTAAGTTTTCTGCCGATCCAGGGCGAAAGGTCAACGTTGTGGGGTTAGCACTCAGTGCGGTTTTCTAAGCGAGTATTTCATTTAAATCTACGTTTAGCGGCCATCTGTTTAGTCGCCAGTGGGGCTCTTTATGCCCAAGGGGCCGATGAGATTCGCTGGAGCGGGTTTTGGTCCATGGGAGTCGCCGGGACTGATTCAGAAGAATCCTTTAATGGTCTTAACCGTAAGCCCAGCTTGTTCCGCAACAGTCTTGCGGGACTAAACGGCAGTGTTCTCATGTCTGAAAACTGGACAGCGACTTTGCAGTTGTTGGCTAAGGGGGAGACAGATAATTTTCGTCCGGACTTGGATTGGGCTCTCCTCACCTGGCAACCCACCTCCCGTTACACCATGAGGCTGGGTAAACAAAAGGTGCCGGCCTGGTTGGTCTCTGATCATTTGGACGTGGGCATTTTGCTCCCCTGGATCAAGCCTCCGGTGGAAGTTTACTCCTTGAACCCGGTGAGCAGTTTTATGGGCATGGGGCACACCTATACTTGGGAGTTGTCGGAAAAGTGGAGCCTGCAGGTGGAGCTGATGGCAGGTTCGGCCAATCAGAAGTTGGATTCCATCGTCTCTGGTTCCGAGGCTGATCTGTCGGTGACCGACGCATGGGGGGGCAACATTGCCCTTAACTTTCTTGGCTCAGGGACTTTGCGGGTGAGTAAGTTTGTGGCCCATATTGAAGGGACTTTGGCGACCATCGTGGACACACCTTGTACGGCTGCGTGTGGTCCCGTACCTCCAGGGACTTCGACTCGCTCGACCTTGATTTCAGATATCAGTTCCGAGCATAGCTATTTTAACGGCATTGGTCTCAAGTGGGATGACCGCAGGCACTTACTGATGAGTGAGTACGCCGTTCAGGATAATGAGGGTTCCAGTTTGTACGACAAGCAAGCGGCCTACTATGTGACCCTTGGCCATTATTTTGGTCAGGAGAGCCAGTACCTGGTGCACCTCACCCAATCAGCCACCACCAAGAATGAAGGCCTGGCGGCGACTGGTAAACAAAGCGCTTTGATGTTGGGCTTTAACTATTGGATGACGGATTCCATGGCCGCTAAGGTGGAATGGGGGCAAACTGAGGCGACTGAAGGCAAAGGTCAGTTTGATTCCGATCCGGGCCGCAAGGTCAACATCATGGGCTTGAGTCTGAGTGCTGCCTTTTAGGCGGCCTTTGTTTGCTGCGCTCGCTGCGCGGTATCCAAATCCCACAAATAAGGAACACAAACGGTGAAGGTGGTGCCTTTTCCACGCTCGCTCGTGACGGTGACCTGGCCACCCATTTGGATTGCGCTTTCATAGATGGCGTTGAGGCCAACGCCACGGCCGGCAATCAGATCTACTTTTTTCGCAGTTGAAAAATCGGGCTCAAAGATTACTTGGATGACTTCTTCATCAGGAGTGGTCTTTGGAGCTGGTCTTCCCATAGCCTTCAGGCGATCACGGACAGCCTTGGCTGAGATTCCCTGACCGTCATCCTTAAACTCTATCTTGAGCCATTGTTGACCCTCACTGGATTCGATCGTGCAGGCAATCCTCATTTGACCAGAGAGGGGCTTTCCCAATGTCTCCCGATCCGAAGGGGATTCAATGCCATGGCGGGCAGCATTGCTGGCAAAGTGGACAAAGGTGCTGAATAGTTCCTTGTAGCTATCCTCTATGACTAGCAAATCTCCACCTTCAAAGATGATGGGAAAACAACGTTTGCCTGTCCTTTCCGCGGCAATTTGCAGGGCCGAATTCAAATAGGCGAGGCAGTCGCTGATTTTCTTGGACATTAAATTCTTAAGGAACTTCTCCCTGACTTCATTTGGCACGTCATTAGAAATCAGGGATTTGTAGACAGATCTTAAATCCTCCCAGTTCACCTCAGTGATGCGTCCCTTGGTCGTGAAATCTCGGCCAAGAATAAACTCATATTCCAAAAGAAACATGCGGACATAGATCTCCATCTCAGAGAGGTAAAACTTGAACTCTTTGAGGTGGGTGGGGTTTTGACTCTCCACATAGGTGGCAAGAAGGTTTTCGGACTGGTGAATGATGTCGAGAAGCTCGTTCAAGTGAAAAGATCCTGTGGTGCCCTTAAGGTTGTGCAAGGCCCTTTTGATTTGCTCCAAATTACCCGAGGAGGCAAAGTCTGCATCTGACAGGGACTTCAACCATTCCAGGGTGGTCCGCAGGTAGTCAAAGTAATTCTGAAATTGACTTCGGTGGTGGAGAATCTTGACTACCCGGTCCACATAGTCCTTTTGCTTTTTCAGTTCGCGCTGAACCTTTTCCTCACCTGTTTTGTCAGTGGCGATTAGAATAACACCGGAAAGGGTCCCCGCAGTTGTACGTGCTTCACGATACTCTAGCTTAATATTGCGATTGTGAGAGTGTTTGAAAAAACGCGGTGCCAGGGCCATCATCTCGCGAAACTCAAAGTCGTCTGAAAAGACCAGCTTGATCCAGTCATTGAAGCTCTGCCTGTCATGTTCGGGAATTTTAAGAACATCGGCGATATGTATATTCCCCGGGGTGCACTCTAACAGATCTTCGCAGATACTTGAATAGGACGGGTGGCATAGGCCATTGGGACCAAAGATCAAGACCCCTTGCCCCAGGGAGTCCATGAGAAGGCGAATTTGTTGGTTGGCTTCAATTAGTTCATTTGAGGAGAGGCTCATGGCTCTGTGAACAAAGTCGAGTCGTTCCTCTGTGGACTTTAAAGAATCGGAATAGGCCTCTAACAGAGCTTGGTGAGATCCCCCCAGTTTAATCAAATTCGGGTAGAGTTCGGTCGATTCGGGGTTGGCTCTAAGACGATTGGACTCCGTCGAAAGAGTTTCCAGGTCCTGGGAGGTGATCCCGCAGATTTTCTTGAGATGCCTGAGGAGGACCTTGGAAAGGCTCAAAGTAAGTCCTCCTACGGCTGCCCTTGCAGAACAAGGTAGGCTGAAAAGGGGCCATAGGGCGTTTCAAAGGGAGCCACCAGTGTGCTGCTCTTGGAAATCGGCTGAATGGAATGGCTTTTACCTACGATGACGCTGGGAATGGCCATTTTAAATTGATAGCCCCGTTCGTTGAGAGCCTGCTTGATAACGCCGTAGATCACATTGGTTAACTCACCGACGGCCTGCTTGGTCGACATGTTGATTTCCGTCACGGCAGGGTCATAGACGAGATTGATAATACCCAGTATCGTTGACTCGGGAAAGCTGACAGTCAGGCTAGCTTCAATTCGGTCCTGAACCATACCGACTGAGCCGGACACATCCCCTTTACCTTGAAAGTTGGGGACAATTTGATGGCCTTGGGATGTCACATCAATGCCAAAGGTCATGGAAAAGACTTTTACCGTGCTCTCAATTAATATTTCCCCTAGGGCATCATCGAGGCTCAAACATTTTGCTGCCGAACCATCAGTTCGCATTATTCGCTCCCACTTCAGTTGGGTTAGGCCGATTTCTGGCTTGTCAACTTCTTGGCGACCATTTCAATTTTCTTAGAGATAATATCAGCATCAAAGGGTTTCACGACGTAATCATTGGCCCCGGCAATGAGAGCTTCAATGACGTTGGCTCGATCCGCCTCGGCGGTGACCATGATAAAGGGGAGGCGCACGAAGCGATTGTCCTGGCGGATCTTCTTGAGAAGCTCCAACCCTGACAGATTGGGCATATTCCAGTCGCAGAAGATGAGGTCGTAGGGTTTTCCAGAGCCATAGGCATCGACTATCTTTTTGAGTGCGCTGTCACCGTCATCAGCCTCATCCAGGTGTTTGTAACCCAAATTGGTGAGACCTATGCGCAGGGTGACGCGGGTCAACTCAAAGTCGTCGATAAGGAGTATGCGGCTATCTGGTGAAAACATGTCTCGACCTTCCCAAACAATGGGCCTAACCAAGGATCAAGGTTTTATCGGAAGATAGGAGGGGGGGCTTAATAAAAACCGAACGAGAATGGGACCTGAGTTCAGGCAAAGTGTCTCAAATTGAAAAGCGTATCCGTCGACTGGATTCCCCACCAGTCGACGGATTGACAAACCCTAGTACCACATTCTGCCTTAGAGTCAGAATGAACTCTTACGAGTCCTCTTTTTGGGGATCAAAGTAACTTTGTAGTCATTACTTTGCTGACGGAACTTTCGTTTAATATGACGGGCTTGTCGAATGCGACCCCGGTCTTGGTGCAGAGTCTCAACAACTCTGACGGTAACCACCTCTTGACGGGCGATTTCCCGGTCGAAATCAAGGCCCATAACTGGAAAGCTGGAAAACAATATTCCCGCAATCATCAGGCAACGGAACGTACCACTCATTGGTCTCCTCCTTCAACGAAACGGACAACGATAGGGAGCCTAATCTTCCTGATTTTTCAGCGGAGTATTTAAAAACGATGACCATGAAGAGATAAACGTGCAGAGGTCAAAACGATGTGTTTAAAAACGTCTTCTATTAATTTTTGTTAATTGGTTATTTCTGGTAGAGCGCAGGAATGCATGTGTTACTCCCGAAGGGAGTTCCACAATATGAGGCTTGAGAAACAAGTCTCATAATAGTTCATTCGAGCCTTCCGCCAACGCTTCTGCCAGGCACATACGACCTATCGGCGCGCCGCACAAAAAGTTGAGCGTGTTTTTTACAGTGTCTGAAAACTTGACGTCAAAACTTCGCCAAAAACATTGAGTTGAGTTCAGGTTGGAACGGTAAATGCTCCTTAATTCTTATGAGGCAGGGACTGTCTCAGGGTGAGAATCGGAGAGGGTTCTTAGGCGATCAAGGAGCTGAACGTGGGGGCTAGAGACCTTAGAATTGCGCGGGTAGAACCGTTTCATTTGGATACGTTATTTAAAAGAGCCGTCAACAGTGGCGCCTCTGATCTCTATATTAAATCAGGAAATTTCCCAATCATTAGAAGGCAGGGCCGCTTAGAAGTCCTCACCGACGAGTTTGGACTTTTAACCCCGGAAATCATCGAACAAATACTGACTTCGGAATTAGACAACTTGTCCATCCACCTCATGAAGCAAAAGCGCAATTTTGACTTCAGCATGGAGCGTGGCGGAATCGGCCGCTTTCGAGTCAACGCCAGCCTCAGCCGTGGGGACTGGATGCTATCAGTCAGGATCATCGGCGTTTCTCCAATGTCTTTGGATGAGCTGAACCTTCCCTCTGAGTTGAAAAAGTTCACCCGCTATCAGCGTGGACTGGTTTTGATCTCTGGAAAGGCGGGAGCGGGTAAATCCACAACCATGGCTTCGCTGTTGAACTACATGGTGAACCGCCAAGACCGCCACGTGATTACTCTTGAAGATCCCATTGAGTATCGGTTCACTGGGACCAAAGGCATGATCACCCAAAAGGAACTCGGACGAGACGTGGCTACTTTCGCCGATGGCTTGAAAGCAGCACTGAGGCAGAATCCGGACGCCATCTTTATTGGTGAGATGAGGGACAGGGAAACCATTGAGGCAGCCTTGGTGGCAGCAGAAACCGGACACCTCGTTTTTTCAACCCTGCATTCGGGTGATGCCCCTGGTGTCATCCATCGAATCTTGGCTGCATTTCCGAGTGAACAACATGGCCAGGTTCGAAGGCAGCTGGCGGCCAACCTGATGGCCGTGGTCTCACAAAGACTAGTGCCTTCTCTGCAAAAGAGCTTGGTGATGCCGGCGGTGGAGATCATGGTAGTGAATGATCGCATTCAGGATCTCATTCGCAATTCCGACCGCACTCACGAA
This is a stretch of genomic DNA from Pseudobdellovibrionaceae bacterium. It encodes these proteins:
- a CDS encoding response regulator; translation: MFSPDSRILLIDDFELTRVTLRIGLTNLGYKHLDEADDGDSALKKIVDAYGSGKPYDLIFCDWNMPNLSGLELLKKIRQDNRFVRLPFIMVTAEADRANVIEALIAGANDYVVKPFDADIISKKIEMVAKKLTSQKSA
- the tadA gene encoding Flp pilus assembly complex ATPase component TadA, whose amino-acid sequence is MGSDNASVMKISQLDQANTTVPRMVEYLFDLAIRAGASDIHMGINNVPGDKQRYLLRLRVAGRLRVVKSQFINSHYDEVIQRVKILAGLNTTNIGLPQDGQIVLERGGGDDVTLRVAIIPNQEAEEVCIRIQRNERFITMDQLLMTEKMFNNVQDLIRRQNGMIILNGPAGSGKTTTILSFLHELAGPEKKIITAEDPIERRLPFVNHVQVTEKAGYAELSRTYMRQDADIIFIGEIRDAESAITSVQLAQTGHLVLTTLHTRDSIGVIARMKAFDIHPNFIADTLIGSLAQRLVLGLCHHCKVEYQPDPRILKNCEKILPPPDGVKFYKEGPGCDKCTEVVNGEVIMKGSSGLVPIFELFVVDSEIQEAINREQTKIEIRELARKRGMTTLAEEALLRVYQGYIDLASVYGSVFSNRD
- a CDS encoding PilT/PilU family type 4a pilus ATPase, with translation MGARDLRIARVEPFHLDTLFKRAVNSGASDLYIKSGNFPIIRRQGRLEVLTDEFGLLTPEIIEQILTSELDNLSIHLMKQKRNFDFSMERGGIGRFRVNASLSRGDWMLSVRIIGVSPMSLDELNLPSELKKFTRYQRGLVLISGKAGAGKSTTMASLLNYMVNRQDRHVITLEDPIEYRFTGTKGMITQKELGRDVATFADGLKAALRQNPDAIFIGEMRDRETIEAALVAAETGHLVFSTLHSGDAPGVIHRILAAFPSEQHGQVRRQLAANLMAVVSQRLVPSLQKSLVMPAVEIMVVNDRIQDLIRNSDRTHEIIHAIEEGFVNYGMQTFDQSLLSLLTKELIDYQTALTFASRPADFELRCSGVKATDGDKWVPFDLETESTPDRFSIQVKKGDVRIPEYNRSVLMTRIKSKKKKKKFPW
- a CDS encoding Hpt domain-containing protein — encoded protein: MSLSKVLLRHLKKICGITSQDLETLSTESNRLRANPESTELYPNLIKLGGSHQALLEAYSDSLKSTEERLDFVHRAMSLSSNELIEANQQIRLLMDSLGQGVLIFGPNGLCHPSYSSICEDLLECTPGNIHIADVLKIPEHDRQSFNDWIKLVFSDDFEFREMMALAPRFFKHSHNRNIKLEYREARTTAGTLSGVILIATDKTGEEKVQRELKKQKDYVDRVVKILHHRSQFQNYFDYLRTTLEWLKSLSDADFASSGNLEQIKRALHNLKGTTGSFHLNELLDIIHQSENLLATYVESQNPTHLKEFKFYLSEMEIYVRMFLLEYEFILGRDFTTKGRITEVNWEDLRSVYKSLISNDVPNEVREKFLKNLMSKKISDCLAYLNSALQIAAERTGKRCFPIIFEGGDLLVIEDSYKELFSTFVHFASNAARHGIESPSDRETLGKPLSGQMRIACTIESSEGQQWLKIEFKDDGQGISAKAVRDRLKAMGRPAPKTTPDEEVIQVIFEPDFSTAKKVDLIAGRGVGLNAIYESAIQMGGQVTVTSERGKGTTFTVCVPYLWDLDTAQRAQQTKAA
- a CDS encoding chemotaxis protein CheX, translating into MRTDGSAAKCLSLDDALGEILIESTVKVFSMTFGIDVTSQGHQIVPNFQGKGDVSGSVGMVQDRIEASLTVSFPESTILGIINLVYDPAVTEINMSTKQAVGELTNVIYGVIKQALNERGYQFKMAIPSVIVGKSHSIQPISKSSTLVAPFETPYGPFSAYLVLQGQP